A single genomic interval of Pelagicoccus sp. SDUM812003 harbors:
- a CDS encoding ABC transporter ATP-binding protein, producing MSNTIISAENVSKRYIIGHQRSKDDGFRHVIEDALRAPLRLMGSKKELRPTKEEFYALKNLSFDVKQGEILGIVGRNGAGKSTLLKVLSRITEPTSGRISIRGRVASLLEVGTGFHPELTGRENIYLNGAILGMTRVEIKRKFDEIVAFSEVERFLDTPVKRYSSGMYVRLAFAVAAHLEPEILIIDEVLAVGDTQFQKKCLGKMGEVAKGGRTVLFVSHNIPAVLQLTTRCILLENGSLTFSGSPKDCVAMHTGNGAIKNQTIFDLTKHRREHDTKKLAEFTELSIERPTPTFSPKEDIVFNAKFKTSKEISNFRFSLTIYNNNNETPVGCSFGKTINQRIEANNIGRHEIRIPNHRLAPGKYHIGIAIGKGDHKTGFTDYDIVLNTLHFEILPVEGEEGTLAHWNENWGNIVLDQLLTKNLA from the coding sequence ATGTCCAACACAATAATTTCTGCAGAAAACGTAAGTAAAAGGTATATAATCGGACACCAGCGATCGAAAGACGATGGATTTCGGCACGTCATAGAGGATGCGCTACGGGCTCCTCTTCGGTTGATGGGCTCGAAAAAGGAACTACGTCCAACAAAAGAGGAGTTTTACGCACTCAAAAACCTTTCATTTGATGTCAAACAAGGCGAAATACTAGGCATCGTTGGACGCAACGGAGCCGGGAAAAGCACCTTATTAAAGGTGCTTAGCCGCATCACCGAACCAACATCAGGAAGAATCAGCATTAGAGGACGCGTCGCAAGCCTGCTCGAAGTGGGCACTGGCTTTCACCCAGAACTCACTGGACGCGAAAATATCTATCTTAATGGCGCCATCCTCGGCATGACCCGTGTGGAGATTAAACGCAAATTTGATGAAATAGTAGCCTTCTCCGAGGTCGAACGCTTTCTCGACACTCCTGTCAAACGCTACTCATCTGGTATGTATGTGCGATTGGCTTTCGCCGTCGCAGCTCACCTCGAACCCGAGATACTTATCATTGATGAAGTGCTGGCTGTTGGTGACACACAGTTTCAAAAGAAATGCTTAGGCAAGATGGGCGAGGTAGCAAAAGGCGGCCGCACAGTACTTTTCGTGAGCCACAACATACCAGCCGTACTTCAACTGACAACCCGCTGTATCCTTCTTGAAAATGGTAGTCTAACTTTCTCTGGGTCCCCTAAGGATTGCGTAGCGATGCACACAGGGAACGGAGCGATAAAGAACCAGACAATATTCGACCTCACCAAACACCGCCGAGAGCACGATACAAAAAAACTGGCTGAATTTACCGAGCTCTCAATTGAAAGACCCACCCCCACCTTCAGCCCAAAAGAAGATATCGTATTCAATGCGAAATTCAAAACTTCAAAGGAAATAAGCAATTTCAGATTCAGCCTGACCATTTACAACAACAACAACGAGACTCCAGTTGGCTGTTCCTTCGGAAAGACTATCAATCAAAGAATCGAGGCAAACAACATCGGCCGCCACGAAATACGGATACCAAACCACAGGCTTGCACCAGGTAAATACCATATCGGAATCGCTATAGGTAAAGGCGACCACAAAACCGGATTCACAGACTACGACATCGTACTGAACACATTACATTTCGAAATACTGCCAGTCGAAGGAGAAGAAGGGACGCTCGCTCACTGGAACGAAAACTGGGGCAACATTGTTCTCGATCAACTGTTGACAAAAAATTTGGCTTAA
- a CDS encoding glycosyltransferase family 2 protein, which produces MPKVSIIIPAYNHANLISQTIDSVLNQTFTDYEIIVINDGSPDKTEEVLQPYIRQNLIIYKKQKNMGQSHARNIGLTIAKGEYIALLDDDDIWPQDKLEWQTRFLDENPNTGMVVGTCETIEETPKKYTTTESYSILSFESLLIQNPIISPGQTLARRDTLAKTGGFSPEIWGADDWDMYLKISKISTIVLSPKLGLHYRVHANNASKRLIPMLNNTIRVFEKHITSVPKERQTKTARLAYRWFYTFSIKPRTSLLKHLIRRGNTILSIKTTIEILNLLAALILNRNFLTWCILRRTKTELNSSTGITSTTPK; this is translated from the coding sequence ATGCCCAAAGTCAGCATAATAATCCCTGCATATAACCATGCAAACCTCATATCTCAAACTATTGACAGCGTACTCAACCAAACATTCACAGACTACGAAATAATCGTTATCAACGACGGATCACCAGATAAAACAGAAGAAGTCCTCCAACCGTACATAAGACAAAATCTGATAATATATAAGAAGCAAAAAAACATGGGACAATCCCATGCAAGAAACATAGGACTTACAATCGCAAAAGGTGAATACATCGCACTACTTGATGACGATGACATCTGGCCACAAGACAAATTGGAATGGCAAACTAGATTCCTCGATGAAAACCCGAATACAGGAATGGTAGTAGGCACATGTGAAACGATTGAAGAGACACCGAAAAAATACACAACTACGGAATCATACTCTATCCTCTCCTTTGAATCTCTTCTCATTCAAAACCCAATAATATCACCAGGACAAACTCTAGCGAGGAGGGATACGTTAGCAAAAACGGGAGGGTTTTCGCCAGAAATATGGGGCGCTGACGACTGGGATATGTACCTAAAAATTTCAAAAATCTCTACAATAGTATTAAGCCCTAAACTAGGACTGCACTACAGAGTCCACGCCAACAATGCGTCAAAACGTTTAATCCCGATGCTTAACAACACGATTCGCGTATTCGAAAAACATATAACAAGCGTGCCAAAAGAGAGACAAACAAAAACCGCAAGACTAGCATACCGATGGTTTTACACATTTTCGATCAAGCCTAGAACAAGTTTACTAAAGCACCTAATACGAAGAGGAAACACAATACTTTCAATTAAAACTACCATAGAGATCCTCAATCTCCTAGCCGCACTTATATTGAACAGAAATTTTCTAACTTGGTGCATCCTCAGAAGGACTAAAACCGAACTCAATTCATCTACAGGAATTACTTCGACAACGCCAAAGTGA
- a CDS encoding glycosyltransferase: MKIAIVNEHWSAGATRCAKDLQRGLQDRHEVTYFPEERLSQEQQLKQLEKLAPDIVHLHSYYGDQPYSFIEAVAKRYPTVFTPHDPRPIGSTELKCWNCEAYRTCFKCPIIGNPKRYSLIKHNYFWERLEKRRIHNRLPLRTTVVCVSEWMKKRASQTELGRLRLKCIHNGVDSEKFKHDPEARGKLNIPKGNKVLSFIAHHAGWKLDERKGVHILAQALTEHVLPKHPDVIVLAVGGGMIPNIPNVRPIGYASPDTLAKYYSASDIFVAPSLADNLPYTVLEAMACSTPVVASDIGGIPEEIESGITGLTFKTGSAQALGEALLKMLGSPPETLKQMGEKSRQRIEREFSIPRFVAEYEKIYEELVPSVARIGNR, translated from the coding sequence GTGAAAATTGCAATCGTCAACGAACACTGGTCCGCGGGAGCCACCCGCTGTGCAAAAGACCTGCAACGCGGGTTGCAAGACCGACATGAAGTTACCTACTTTCCCGAAGAACGCCTTTCCCAAGAGCAACAACTCAAACAGCTTGAGAAGTTAGCGCCCGACATCGTACATCTACACTCCTACTACGGTGATCAGCCCTACTCCTTCATCGAAGCGGTCGCAAAACGCTACCCTACCGTATTTACCCCGCATGACCCGCGTCCCATCGGCAGTACGGAATTAAAGTGCTGGAATTGCGAAGCGTATAGGACTTGTTTCAAATGTCCGATAATCGGAAACCCGAAGCGGTACTCCCTAATAAAGCACAACTACTTTTGGGAACGCCTTGAAAAACGTCGCATTCACAACCGACTTCCCTTGCGCACTACCGTTGTATGCGTAAGCGAATGGATGAAAAAACGAGCCTCGCAAACAGAGCTGGGACGCCTTCGACTAAAATGCATTCACAACGGAGTCGATTCGGAAAAGTTCAAGCACGATCCTGAAGCCAGAGGCAAACTCAATATACCCAAGGGGAACAAGGTCCTCTCCTTCATCGCTCATCATGCAGGCTGGAAACTGGACGAACGAAAAGGAGTACATATACTTGCCCAAGCCCTCACCGAGCATGTACTCCCCAAGCACCCAGACGTTATCGTGTTGGCAGTAGGTGGAGGCATGATCCCCAATATTCCCAATGTTCGCCCCATTGGCTACGCGTCTCCGGATACCTTGGCAAAGTACTATTCAGCGTCCGATATATTCGTAGCGCCCTCCCTCGCCGATAACCTGCCCTACACTGTTCTCGAGGCTATGGCTTGTTCTACCCCTGTAGTCGCCTCGGACATAGGTGGGATTCCGGAAGAAATAGAATCAGGCATTACTGGCCTAACTTTCAAAACAGGTTCTGCTCAAGCTCTCGGAGAGGCACTTCTAAAAATGCTCGGCAGCCCTCCCGAAACTCTTAAGCAAATGGGCGAGAAGAGCCGTCAACGGATAGAGAGAGAGTTTTCTATTCCTAGATTCGTGGCTGAATACGAGAAAATCTATGAAGAGCTGGTGCCGAGCGTTGCTCGGATTGGTAATCGGTAA
- a CDS encoding glycosyltransferase family 2 protein, whose translation MSIPNRAPQSACVIIASYNRPDLLKQTLESLESVSPVQNLDTSILIIENGTSAPTLNLDSDRIGPFKVQYLHTPIQGKSAALNLAVKETKADILAFTDDDVRFPRDWLFEITEPIISNEADVTVGGCRISEELNRKWMTRYHRPFLASTEYLDDTDPSEFAGVNYACHRRVFEKVPEFDTELGGGGLGNCEDSIFAKQLKQAGFRFASKTKNFVIHHPDSSRLKYQSWLKASAAKGKSEAYVLHHWEHRSIAFPLLKLAWLKTKLSTRSLLSSKQPRIEEGIKAWEMSYRVDIAIISHYLKIHKEPYKYDLLGLKKLTPNENNA comes from the coding sequence ATGAGTATTCCAAATAGAGCTCCTCAATCAGCTTGCGTCATCATAGCAAGCTACAACCGACCCGATCTGCTCAAACAAACGCTTGAGTCCCTCGAATCAGTTTCACCAGTCCAGAATCTGGATACGAGTATACTAATAATCGAGAACGGAACCAGCGCTCCAACGTTGAATCTCGATTCCGACAGAATCGGCCCGTTCAAGGTCCAGTACCTCCATACTCCCATTCAAGGAAAATCAGCAGCCCTAAATCTGGCAGTCAAAGAGACCAAAGCTGACATATTGGCTTTCACGGATGACGATGTAAGATTTCCGAGAGATTGGCTCTTTGAGATAACTGAACCTATCATCTCCAATGAAGCAGACGTCACTGTTGGAGGCTGCAGAATATCAGAGGAATTGAATCGCAAATGGATGACACGCTACCATAGACCGTTTTTAGCATCCACCGAATACCTAGACGACACAGATCCTTCCGAATTCGCCGGAGTAAATTATGCATGCCACCGTCGAGTCTTTGAAAAAGTGCCCGAGTTCGACACGGAACTTGGGGGAGGTGGACTTGGCAATTGCGAAGACTCGATTTTCGCCAAGCAATTGAAACAAGCAGGGTTTCGCTTCGCTTCAAAAACTAAGAACTTCGTAATACACCATCCCGATTCCTCTCGTTTGAAATACCAAAGCTGGTTAAAAGCCTCCGCAGCTAAGGGAAAGTCCGAAGCATACGTTCTGCACCATTGGGAACATCGCAGCATCGCTTTCCCTTTACTCAAATTGGCTTGGTTAAAAACCAAGCTATCCACAAGAAGCCTGCTCTCCTCCAAACAACCACGGATCGAAGAGGGCATCAAAGCTTGGGAAATGAGTTATCGTGTCGATATCGCTATTATCTCTCACTATCTAAAAATTCACAAAGAGCCTTACAAATACGATCTGCTAGGGCTGAAAAAGCTAACGCCAAACGAGAACAATGCCTAA
- a CDS encoding glycoside hydrolase family 99-like domain-containing protein produces MPKAKLIAIHLPQYHPTKENDEWWEKGFTEWTNVTKAKPLFTNHYQPRLPADLGFYDLRVPEVRAAQAELARNAGIEGFCYWHYWFDGKKLLERPVEEIVKSGEPDFPFCLGWANHTWSSHWIGAERRTLIEQTYPGPEDHEKHFYDVLPALKDQRYICVHKKPMFVIFRPAEIPNCKDFIDQWQRLAKENGLNGIHFVAHLFDDELEYPYSENGYDAAVVTNELKLMKRRFGDIVGRRLKNANSQSSLSNKVFGYLDTLKCITRLTALRTLQRLLRRPGGIHYYEDALLFLKAEGPAKKGQYPSIVPGWDNTARAGRKGIVLHNSTPERFKSHAVDILKSVSQIPEEERIVFIKSWNEWAEGNYMEPDRKYGTAYLDALKEAISETETPNANTP; encoded by the coding sequence ATGCCTAAAGCAAAGCTTATAGCGATTCACTTACCCCAGTACCATCCAACAAAAGAAAACGACGAATGGTGGGAGAAAGGGTTTACCGAGTGGACAAATGTCACCAAAGCAAAGCCACTCTTCACCAATCACTACCAGCCAAGACTGCCGGCCGATCTAGGTTTCTATGACCTTCGCGTTCCTGAAGTCCGTGCTGCTCAAGCCGAGCTTGCTCGAAATGCCGGTATCGAAGGATTTTGCTACTGGCACTATTGGTTTGATGGTAAGAAGCTCCTTGAGCGACCCGTCGAAGAAATTGTCAAATCAGGAGAACCAGATTTCCCCTTTTGCCTCGGTTGGGCAAATCACACCTGGAGCAGCCATTGGATCGGTGCTGAACGAAGAACCCTCATCGAACAGACCTACCCGGGGCCCGAAGATCACGAGAAGCACTTCTACGACGTGCTGCCCGCACTAAAGGATCAACGCTATATCTGTGTTCACAAGAAACCGATGTTTGTCATTTTTAGGCCCGCAGAGATTCCCAACTGCAAAGACTTTATCGATCAGTGGCAGCGCTTAGCCAAAGAAAACGGACTGAACGGTATTCATTTCGTAGCTCACTTGTTCGATGACGAGCTCGAATACCCGTATTCAGAAAATGGCTATGATGCAGCTGTCGTCACGAACGAACTAAAGCTAATGAAACGACGTTTCGGCGACATCGTAGGGAGGCGCTTAAAAAACGCAAATTCCCAATCTAGCCTCTCCAATAAAGTGTTTGGCTATCTCGATACTCTTAAATGCATCACCAGATTGACCGCGCTTAGAACCTTACAAAGACTTCTTCGCCGCCCCGGAGGTATCCATTATTACGAAGATGCCCTTCTCTTTTTAAAGGCAGAAGGACCAGCGAAAAAGGGGCAATATCCATCGATCGTCCCCGGCTGGGACAATACAGCACGAGCTGGAAGGAAGGGAATTGTACTACACAATTCCACACCAGAAAGATTCAAGTCTCACGCGGTAGATATATTAAAATCAGTTTCACAAATTCCCGAAGAAGAACGCATCGTTTTTATCAAATCGTGGAATGAATGGGCGGAAGGAAACTACATGGAGCCCGATCGGAAATATGGCACTGCGTATCTCGACGCATTGAAAGAAGCGATTTCAGAAACAGAAACACCAAACGCGAATACACCATGA
- a CDS encoding glycosyltransferase family 4 protein, which produces MSRRILFISHSAARTGAPIGLLAFMRWVVENTDYKISTILKSTGPLESEFRELGPCLVLRTNSIFNNRIGRKIAKALPQSLTSQYRAVHSFLQGKNIDVIYSNTSTNGELLTELAKYGIPVLTHVHELSYWITQAGEKNWNETKKASSYYVAASHAVRDYIVEEKGIPSEQVSVVYEHIRELPEIPTPEKRQKARNELGISDEVILIGGCGSEYWRKGKDLIPQLLIELRKLRPDISFHFLWLGSNWSDHDEYTLSYDLKTAGFSSHFHNPGEVKDPFSLYAALDSFALLSRDDPYPLACLEVAAMQIPIVCFENSGGIPELTHRDAGLTAPYLDMAAFAQSLIKLTESTELRERITKNARINVDQESTLEATAPKLLEALEDAAKLDN; this is translated from the coding sequence ATGAGCCGGCGTATATTATTCATATCTCACTCGGCTGCTCGCACTGGAGCCCCAATCGGGCTCCTTGCATTCATGCGTTGGGTCGTCGAGAACACCGATTACAAGATCTCCACGATTCTTAAAAGCACGGGACCGCTCGAGTCTGAGTTTCGAGAACTCGGCCCCTGCCTCGTTCTCAGAACCAATAGCATCTTCAACAACAGAATCGGTAGAAAAATCGCTAAGGCTCTACCGCAGAGCCTGACGTCACAGTATCGAGCGGTCCATTCATTCCTACAAGGCAAGAATATCGACGTTATCTACTCCAACACGTCGACCAACGGAGAGCTTCTGACCGAACTTGCCAAATACGGAATCCCCGTTCTCACCCATGTACACGAACTCTCCTATTGGATAACGCAAGCGGGTGAGAAAAACTGGAACGAAACGAAAAAAGCATCCTCGTATTACGTAGCTGCCTCACATGCCGTACGCGACTACATCGTAGAAGAAAAAGGCATTCCCAGCGAACAAGTTTCAGTCGTTTACGAACACATAAGGGAGCTCCCAGAAATTCCCACGCCGGAAAAGAGGCAAAAAGCCCGCAATGAACTGGGCATATCAGATGAAGTCATCTTGATCGGAGGTTGCGGTTCTGAGTACTGGCGCAAAGGAAAAGATCTAATTCCTCAGCTACTAATTGAACTTCGAAAGCTACGCCCCGACATAAGCTTCCATTTCCTCTGGCTCGGCTCGAATTGGTCCGACCACGATGAATACACGCTCAGCTACGACCTCAAAACTGCCGGTTTCTCAAGCCATTTCCACAATCCAGGAGAAGTAAAAGATCCCTTCTCGCTCTACGCAGCCCTAGACAGTTTCGCACTGCTCTCACGAGATGACCCCTATCCACTCGCCTGCTTGGAAGTGGCAGCCATGCAGATCCCCATCGTCTGCTTCGAAAACTCGGGAGGCATCCCAGAACTAACCCACAGGGACGCTGGGTTAACAGCTCCTTATCTAGATATGGCGGCCTTCGCCCAAAGCTTAATCAAGCTTACAGAGTCAACCGAACTCCGCGAGCGGATCACCAAAAACGCGCGAATCAATGTTGACCAAGAAAGCACCCTAGAGGCTACCGCTCCGAAACTACTCGAAGCCCTAGAGGATGCAGCAAAACTTGACAACTAG
- a CDS encoding glycosyltransferase family 4 protein: MKILRFAHCFNSGGGTERYLEDLDTALLAKNPFTIFRIQFSETGEKEISEKQVGLGKVITIGLPRHSDDKGPKQERTQSRAKEQFRNHVLYNPLVWNAFTKRKIANYALKKEAGQVIGAGVAAKEIFRNHKIDLCMMHFFGGSDAEEVILAARKVKVPIAVQNHYSNDRFLHLAIRKHAMLADATSGVNSLQVPKYLKGQFHNLSDGIDTEFFTPIEIDLEAQKNEQVILLPARVVPEKGQEDLIEVLSKLHQDFPKARIAFAGRATDEVFNKKLRQKAEQYGILQNVEFLGDLDVHQLKQQYQRSSLVAFPSYHHEGLGRIIVEAQSMEKPVVAYATGGVPDGIKDEETGFLVKTGDIKGMTQKLAVLLRSDNHRTAMGQKGRKYVLEYFSLEALAARHLAFYQEVAVNKSTQK, from the coding sequence ATGAAAATACTAAGATTCGCTCACTGCTTTAACTCTGGAGGAGGAACCGAACGCTACCTTGAGGATCTGGACACTGCTCTTCTTGCGAAGAATCCATTCACCATATTCCGAATTCAATTCTCAGAGACGGGGGAGAAGGAAATAAGCGAAAAGCAAGTCGGCCTCGGAAAAGTCATCACCATAGGACTTCCAAGACATTCAGACGACAAGGGACCCAAGCAGGAGCGAACTCAATCGAGGGCAAAGGAGCAATTTAGAAACCACGTACTCTATAACCCGCTAGTTTGGAATGCCTTCACTAAACGTAAAATAGCGAACTACGCGCTCAAAAAAGAAGCCGGCCAAGTGATCGGTGCAGGGGTTGCCGCAAAAGAGATTTTTAGAAACCACAAAATCGACCTTTGTATGATGCACTTTTTCGGAGGCTCAGACGCCGAAGAAGTCATTCTTGCAGCTCGAAAAGTGAAAGTCCCCATAGCCGTACAAAACCACTACTCCAACGACCGCTTCCTTCATCTCGCGATCAGAAAACACGCCATGTTAGCTGATGCGACAAGCGGAGTCAACTCCCTGCAAGTTCCAAAATACCTGAAGGGCCAGTTTCACAATCTTTCCGACGGGATCGACACAGAATTCTTCACCCCAATCGAAATAGACCTTGAAGCACAGAAGAACGAACAAGTCATCCTCTTGCCCGCCCGCGTCGTGCCGGAAAAAGGACAGGAAGATCTAATCGAAGTCCTTTCCAAACTCCACCAGGACTTTCCTAAAGCCCGAATCGCCTTCGCCGGAAGAGCGACTGATGAAGTTTTCAACAAAAAGCTGCGCCAAAAAGCGGAACAATACGGCATTCTTCAAAATGTAGAATTCCTTGGCGACCTAGATGTGCATCAGCTGAAGCAGCAATACCAAAGATCCTCCTTGGTCGCTTTTCCATCTTACCATCACGAGGGATTGGGCCGCATAATCGTGGAGGCCCAATCGATGGAAAAACCCGTAGTTGCATACGCGACTGGGGGAGTCCCAGACGGAATAAAGGACGAAGAAACAGGTTTCTTAGTGAAAACAGGAGACATCAAAGGCATGACCCAAAAACTAGCAGTCCTTCTTAGGTCCGATAACCATAGGACAGCCATGGGACAAAAGGGCCGCAAATACGTACTAGAGTACTTTAGCTTGGAAGCTCTAGCAGCAAGACACCTTGCGTTTTATCAGGAGGTAGCCGTAAACAAATCAACACAAAAGTAG
- a CDS encoding O-antigen ligase family protein: protein MPPTLALLLTVAFIVFAISREKQRAERASLAIIWPFLWYLVTSSRPVGVWFSIWNIPILSAGGAAEGSPADRLFYATLTLIGFIVLYQRNLNWSQLFSRNKLLIAFLVFLFLSITWSDYMSVSFKRYIKLLGSFAMALIILTDRNPLIALTTVIRWTALIHVPLSILFIRYFRHLGVSFDWSGTAYAWNGLSTSKNTLGQVVVIAAIYFLWEVSKNWKTHKFKSINFVYLLLSLYLLKGSDNSVSMTSVSIFALSVFIFYQLHRIRNKSQNYYGFIKLVMTGTFFLLGFMILHSIYIFSEDSPLGWLITKLGRDITLTDRTYIWSDVYRIAADSPLLGTGFGGFWIGKIANIPWNASMTWVLTQSHSGYIDTYLHTGIIGVIFLVSIINKTSKRLSLFIHEDFTLGRLLIIIFLAIVYINITESTFLRGDHHMWFLFLLTAISIQVPASKGS, encoded by the coding sequence ATGCCTCCAACTCTAGCACTTTTACTAACAGTTGCGTTTATAGTATTCGCAATTTCTCGTGAAAAACAAAGAGCTGAAAGAGCTAGTTTAGCCATTATATGGCCGTTCCTATGGTATTTGGTAACGTCCAGCCGACCAGTCGGTGTTTGGTTCTCCATTTGGAACATACCGATTTTATCTGCAGGAGGTGCTGCAGAAGGAAGTCCTGCAGACCGTCTTTTCTACGCAACTCTCACCCTTATTGGCTTCATAGTCCTCTACCAGAGAAACCTAAACTGGTCCCAACTGTTTTCCAGAAACAAGCTACTTATTGCTTTCCTAGTCTTCCTATTTCTTAGCATAACCTGGTCAGACTACATGAGCGTCTCTTTCAAGAGATACATAAAACTCCTGGGCTCATTCGCGATGGCTCTAATAATCCTCACAGATCGCAATCCCCTTATTGCTCTAACAACCGTAATACGCTGGACCGCCCTGATCCACGTACCACTTTCCATACTCTTCATACGGTACTTCAGGCATCTTGGTGTTTCATTTGACTGGAGCGGCACCGCTTACGCCTGGAATGGATTATCTACAAGCAAAAACACGCTAGGGCAAGTCGTTGTCATAGCGGCAATATACTTTCTTTGGGAAGTTTCTAAAAACTGGAAAACCCACAAGTTCAAAAGCATAAACTTCGTCTATCTACTCTTATCGCTCTATTTACTGAAGGGATCGGACAACTCAGTCAGTATGACATCTGTTTCGATCTTTGCCTTGTCAGTCTTCATATTTTATCAACTCCACAGAATCCGAAACAAAAGCCAAAATTACTACGGATTCATCAAACTAGTGATGACTGGGACTTTTTTTCTTTTGGGCTTCATGATACTACACAGCATCTACATCTTCTCGGAAGACTCTCCACTCGGCTGGCTCATCACCAAACTCGGCCGTGATATAACATTAACGGATCGGACGTACATTTGGAGTGATGTCTACCGAATAGCAGCTGACAGCCCCCTACTGGGGACCGGTTTTGGTGGGTTTTGGATAGGTAAAATCGCGAACATTCCTTGGAACGCTTCAATGACTTGGGTATTAACCCAATCCCACAGTGGCTACATAGACACCTACCTTCACACAGGCATCATAGGGGTAATCTTTCTTGTATCAATAATCAACAAAACAAGCAAAAGACTATCCCTGTTTATCCACGAAGATTTCACACTCGGAAGACTTTTGATAATCATCTTTTTAGCGATCGTATACATCAACATAACTGAATCCACATTTCTCCGAGGCGATCACCACATGTGGTTTCTCTTCCTTTTAACAGCAATTAGCATACAGGTACCAGCAAGCAAAGGCAGCTAA
- a CDS encoding acyltransferase produces MSEKKLKKYEYIDALRGIAILAVFMIHVAQTATPSSSALIRITNFGHLGVQLFFLTSALTLFLSMASRKGNESHPITFFFIRRFFRIAPAFYLALIVYLIHNGTSASYFAPNGISWWHIASTVFFIHGWHPETITSVVPGGWSIAVEMTFYAIIPFLFKTIKSTHTAVAAFIGSVILSIIVHTILINHLLPFFPQNEQYLVKDFAYLMFFNQLPVFILGILIYHLIKSEALRKNSDTSLLFSSLSLLLLFMTYMGSPPPLKMPEHIYSSICFSLLIISLYAHPLPLIVNKLTVSIGKLSFSLYLSHFLVIDLLKTFVPDGFHLNKNIGFIAFFSAAFALSATISYISYRTIEANGIKLGRKIIARIQKKAAQ; encoded by the coding sequence ATGAGTGAGAAAAAACTTAAAAAGTACGAATACATCGACGCCCTAAGAGGCATAGCGATCCTTGCCGTATTTATGATACATGTGGCTCAAACAGCAACCCCATCATCGAGCGCATTGATTCGAATCACAAACTTCGGGCATTTAGGAGTACAACTCTTCTTCTTGACCAGTGCCTTGACACTTTTCCTTTCAATGGCGTCCAGAAAGGGAAACGAGAGCCACCCAATCACGTTCTTTTTTATCAGACGTTTCTTCCGAATAGCGCCAGCATTCTATCTGGCACTGATTGTCTACCTCATCCACAACGGCACATCAGCCAGCTATTTCGCCCCCAACGGAATATCTTGGTGGCATATAGCAAGCACTGTCTTCTTTATCCACGGATGGCACCCAGAGACCATAACATCTGTAGTCCCAGGAGGCTGGTCCATTGCAGTAGAGATGACATTCTACGCAATAATCCCATTCCTGTTTAAGACGATCAAATCAACGCATACCGCTGTAGCTGCCTTTATCGGATCCGTGATACTATCAATCATAGTACACACCATCCTCATCAATCACCTCCTGCCCTTCTTTCCTCAAAACGAGCAATACCTCGTGAAGGATTTTGCATACTTAATGTTCTTCAATCAACTTCCCGTTTTCATTCTCGGCATCCTCATCTACCATTTAATAAAATCGGAGGCTTTGAGGAAAAACTCAGACACATCATTGCTCTTCTCATCCCTTTCGCTCCTCCTCCTTTTTATGACCTACATGGGCTCTCCTCCTCCTCTCAAAATGCCCGAGCACATCTACTCCAGCATATGCTTTAGCCTACTAATAATATCCCTCTACGCTCACCCGCTCCCCCTTATTGTAAATAAACTCACAGTCTCAATTGGAAAACTAAGCTTCAGCCTGTACCTAAGCCATTTCCTAGTAATCGATTTGCTAAAAACCTTCGTTCCAGATGGATTTCACCTAAACAAGAATATAGGGTTCATTGCATTTTTCTCAGCCGCTTTTGCGCTATCAGCAACGATTTCTTACATTAGCTACAGGACCATAGAAGCAAATGGCATTAAGCTTGGCAGAAAGATCATTGCACGAATTCAGAAAAAGGCAGCACAGTGA